In Flavobacteriales bacterium, one genomic interval encodes:
- a CDS encoding cytochrome b/b6 domain-containing protein: MKSKNYPALYRIVHWAIAVSFVLLLFTIFLRLTWMNKYNVATIIQDQLANTEQHVSEDQAIALAKKIRQPMWDWHIYTGYVLVGLFAIRFMLPAFGKMKFQNPMEKALSTTEKFKKWTYLLFYGFVVVSLITGLLIVWGPKEWKGSLEEVHELGVYYLVAFITIHLAGVLWAEFTDQKGIVSRIVSGSTIPPKP, from the coding sequence ATGAAATCGAAAAACTACCCCGCCCTATACCGCATTGTTCATTGGGCCATTGCGGTGTCGTTCGTTTTGTTGCTGTTTACGATCTTTCTGCGGTTGACGTGGATGAACAAGTACAATGTGGCGACCATCATCCAGGACCAGCTTGCCAACACGGAGCAGCATGTTTCGGAGGATCAGGCCATCGCTTTGGCAAAAAAGATCCGGCAGCCGATGTGGGACTGGCATATCTACACAGGCTATGTGCTCGTAGGCTTGTTCGCGATCCGCTTCATGCTTCCGGCTTTCGGAAAGATGAAGTTCCAGAACCCGATGGAAAAAGCTCTATCCACAACGGAGAAATTCAAGAAGTGGACCTACCTCTTGTTCTACGGGTTCGTCGTTGTCTCTTTGATCACCGGGCTGCTTATTGTTTGGGGACCGAAGGAATGGAAAGGTTCACTGGAGGAGGTTCACGAACTCGGCGTTTACTACTTAGTGGCATTCATCACGATCCACTTAGCCGGTGTGTTGTGGGCCGAGTTCACGGACCAAAAGGGAATCGTTTCAAGAATAGTAAGTGGGTCTACAATTCCTCCTAAACCATGA
- a CDS encoding DNA starvation/stationary phase protection protein produces MKTNHIGLDPKKAKKLSEKLNVLLADYSIFYQNTRGFHWNIKGEKFFELHVKFEELYNDLLLKVDEVAERILTLGSTPEHTYSAYAKLASIKESPKVSDGIKAVEHILESFKELIVLQREILDLSSKANDEGTNALMSDYIREQEKLVWMYSSFLKN; encoded by the coding sequence ATGAAAACCAATCACATCGGCCTCGACCCCAAGAAAGCAAAGAAGCTTAGTGAAAAGCTCAACGTGTTGCTTGCGGACTATTCCATTTTTTACCAGAATACCCGTGGCTTCCATTGGAATATCAAGGGTGAAAAATTCTTCGAACTTCACGTGAAATTCGAAGAGCTATACAACGACCTTCTACTGAAAGTGGACGAGGTTGCAGAGCGCATCCTTACGCTCGGATCCACACCGGAGCACACCTATTCCGCCTATGCCAAACTGGCCAGTATCAAAGAAAGTCCGAAGGTCAGTGACGGTATAAAGGCTGTGGAACACATCCTCGAGTCATTCAAAGAGCTGATCGTATTACAACGAGAGATCCTGGATCTGAGCAGCAAAGCGAACGACGAAGGCACCAACGCGCTGATGTCCGACTACATCCGCGAGCAAGAGAAATTGGTGTGGATGTACTCTTCATTCCTGAAGAACTAA
- a CDS encoding TetR/AcrR family transcriptional regulator, whose protein sequence is MPSPITPRQIEIISAAGQLISEDGYARLTTKRLAERMHFSEAALYRHFSSKEDILLKMLQLLTASVQERMEEVASQEDQPDLRLRAMFDSHFTYFKAHPEYLMAIFATNFMESSLVIDTAIKNLMEVMRVHLRAVVSAGQIAGTFTQKIPTDMLVQIVMGTFRLHMLQWRMSGKRTDVKRAGNKLIDTILTLITAR, encoded by the coding sequence ATGCCCTCCCCAATCACACCACGCCAGATCGAGATCATCTCCGCCGCAGGGCAGCTGATCAGCGAGGACGGCTATGCACGTTTGACCACGAAGCGCTTGGCGGAGCGCATGCATTTTAGTGAAGCCGCGCTTTACCGGCACTTCAGCAGCAAGGAAGATATCCTGTTGAAGATGCTGCAACTGCTTACTGCTTCGGTACAGGAACGCATGGAGGAGGTGGCCAGCCAGGAAGATCAGCCGGACCTGCGACTGCGCGCGATGTTCGATAGCCACTTTACCTATTTCAAAGCGCATCCGGAATACCTGATGGCCATTTTCGCCACCAACTTCATGGAGTCCTCGCTGGTGATCGATACGGCGATAAAGAACTTGATGGAGGTAATGCGTGTTCATCTGCGCGCAGTTGTAAGTGCTGGCCAGATAGCAGGCACCTTCACTCAGAAGATACCCACTGACATGCTGGTGCAGATCGTCATGGGGACCTTCCGATTGCACATGTTGCAATGGCGTATGTCGGGTAAACGGACCGACGTGAAACGGGCCGGAAACAAGTTGATCGACACTATACTAACCTTGATCACTGCACGATGA
- a CDS encoding TolC family protein, which produces MHRSPYTPPSYRRWLSMVALLLTLTPVHAQVMSLQQCIDSAMVNERRVCMAEIDMQIADERTGELRGALLPKLRGMVDYKYYTDLPYQLMPASIFGGPAGTYRDIQFGTPQNIAANLALQIPLYDPASFSAVQVGKEAAAMAAIQHERTREDVVMEVSAVYYNVQILQSRLAFLDSNVVNAAALVRTLELLHEQALARRTDVDRIALQLDQLTTQRTQVQGQYEQVLDGLKVLTGMPLDASLSVDTTAPEKKEMTNTVTGTTTQRRMADQALRLKNAELRTMKRARLPGISGQGMYGTTGFGPLEADDHFNFYPIGYLGLQLQVPIFQGTILAHRIKSKKFELQRTELQRDALLDKENVERRGVQRQLTIAEQVITNNTAQLALAERIRRSTMAQHAQGLATVPDLILAEQSEHEAQMNYLNALVNLRKAQLELQRLNGVLLKTEQP; this is translated from the coding sequence ATGCATCGGTCGCCATACACACCACCTTCCTACCGCCGTTGGCTAAGTATGGTCGCGTTGCTGCTGACCCTTACGCCAGTGCATGCCCAAGTGATGTCGTTGCAACAATGCATCGATTCCGCGATGGTGAACGAGCGCCGTGTGTGTATGGCCGAGATCGATATGCAGATCGCCGATGAACGCACGGGTGAATTGCGCGGCGCGCTACTACCGAAGTTGCGTGGCATGGTGGACTACAAGTACTACACCGACCTGCCGTATCAGCTAATGCCGGCTTCTATTTTCGGAGGACCAGCTGGAACGTACCGCGATATCCAATTCGGTACGCCGCAGAACATTGCGGCCAACTTGGCGTTGCAAATTCCTTTGTACGATCCGGCATCGTTCAGTGCCGTGCAAGTGGGCAAGGAAGCTGCGGCCATGGCAGCGATCCAGCACGAACGCACCCGCGAAGATGTCGTAATGGAAGTAAGTGCCGTTTACTACAACGTGCAGATCCTCCAAAGCCGTTTGGCCTTTTTGGACAGCAACGTGGTGAATGCCGCAGCGCTGGTCAGGACATTGGAATTGCTGCACGAACAAGCGCTCGCACGCCGCACCGATGTGGATCGCATCGCACTACAGCTGGACCAACTCACCACGCAACGGACCCAAGTGCAAGGTCAATATGAACAGGTATTGGATGGCTTGAAAGTCTTGACCGGAATGCCTTTGGATGCATCACTTTCCGTGGACACCACAGCACCCGAAAAAAAAGAAATGACCAACACCGTTACGGGCACCACCACGCAACGGCGCATGGCCGATCAAGCCTTGCGTTTAAAGAACGCCGAATTACGCACCATGAAACGTGCGCGACTACCCGGGATCAGCGGCCAAGGCATGTACGGAACAACTGGTTTCGGACCGTTGGAAGCCGACGATCACTTCAACTTCTATCCCATCGGATACCTCGGTCTTCAACTGCAAGTACCGATCTTTCAAGGAACCATTCTGGCCCATCGCATCAAGTCCAAAAAGTTCGAACTGCAACGCACCGAATTGCAACGCGATGCACTGCTGGACAAGGAGAATGTGGAACGCCGCGGTGTACAACGGCAACTCACGATCGCTGAACAAGTGATCACGAACAACACCGCGCAATTGGCGCTGGCCGAACGTATCCGGCGGAGCACCATGGCGCAACACGCACAGGGTTTGGCCACCGTGCCAGATCTGATCCTCGCGGAACAAAGCGAACACGAAGCGCAGATGAACTATCTCAACGCACTGGTGAACCTGCGCAAAGCACAACTTGAACTGCAGCGCCTCAACGGTGTCCTGCTCAAAACCGAACAGCCATGA
- a CDS encoding efflux RND transporter periplasmic adaptor subunit: MKRYIPWFVIAALLALTVWKLAGNKRIQEERVYRFDRNTPVHVVVDTVRSIALSEGVRYSGTIEAVSEGKVMAEVPGRVVAVPVQEGQWVEKGKVIARLDGDLLRRQLSAAQVQVDGLEKDQERYSILAAQDAVQGVQLEKTELALQAAKVQLGTLQEQVQRTEISAPIGGYIAQLFVDVGTVLNPSMPVAMISDDRTLELAIAVPGSELERFRKDQHVDVLASGSGMRIKGIITSVGSRGDMSHNFPVRIALNGADTKGLKPGMAATVRSVPADAATAPTIPAKAIIGSSLEPEVYVLQNGRAMRKRITTGAGNAEQVAVVDGLNVGDIVVTSGFINLSDGVSVKTK; this comes from the coding sequence ATGAAACGCTACATCCCTTGGTTCGTGATTGCCGCTTTGCTGGCGTTGACCGTATGGAAATTGGCCGGCAACAAGCGCATCCAAGAAGAACGGGTGTACCGGTTCGATCGCAATACGCCTGTGCATGTAGTGGTGGATACCGTGCGCTCCATCGCACTATCCGAAGGCGTGCGTTATAGCGGAACGATCGAGGCTGTTAGCGAAGGAAAAGTGATGGCCGAAGTACCCGGGCGTGTGGTCGCAGTGCCGGTGCAGGAGGGACAGTGGGTGGAAAAGGGCAAGGTGATCGCACGCTTGGACGGCGATCTATTACGCAGGCAATTGAGCGCCGCACAAGTACAGGTGGATGGCTTGGAAAAAGACCAAGAACGCTACTCAATTTTGGCGGCGCAAGATGCCGTGCAAGGCGTTCAACTGGAGAAAACAGAACTCGCATTACAAGCCGCGAAGGTCCAACTAGGCACCTTGCAAGAACAAGTACAACGTACGGAGATCTCCGCGCCGATAGGTGGTTACATAGCACAACTTTTCGTGGACGTCGGTACGGTGTTGAACCCATCGATGCCCGTGGCCATGATCAGCGATGATCGCACATTGGAACTCGCGATCGCCGTACCCGGATCCGAGTTAGAGCGCTTCAGAAAAGATCAACACGTTGATGTGCTTGCATCCGGCAGTGGCATGCGCATCAAGGGCATCATCACCAGCGTAGGAAGCCGCGGCGACATGTCACATAATTTCCCCGTACGTATTGCGCTGAACGGTGCGGATACCAAGGGACTCAAGCCCGGTATGGCCGCCACTGTGCGCTCCGTTCCTGCCGATGCTGCTACGGCACCGACCATCCCCGCAAAGGCGATCATCGGATCCTCGTTGGAACCCGAAGTGTACGTGTTACAGAACGGTCGTGCAATGCGCAAACGGATCACCACCGGTGCCGGAAACGCGGAACAAGTTGCAGTTGTCGATGGATTGAATGTGGGCGATATCGTCGTCACCAGCGGCTTCATCAATCTCAGTGACGGCGTATCCGTGAAGACCAAGTAA